AATTGATACCATATTTTAACTTATATTATCTATACTGATACTTAATTGAAATTGTATTAAGATATATATTGGTGATGGTCACAGGAATTGGATCGGTGTTACATGGAGAGAAGGGTGATGAGGGAGGAAGAATTTAAAGAGCAAGAGTTGAAAGAGCCTCATTTACGTGAGTTGTGTCTGATGAGTAGTACACAAGGCAGGTTCAATAAATGTAAGTCACTTGGATTTTCTTGCCTGATTCAGTACACTGCGGACTGATATTGCATGCATGCCTCAATATTTGCTAATTAATGTGGACCTCATCTTATTCAGTAAAGACCCAAATGACCCCTATTTCATTAGCACAATAGCACCTCAAATGGTGACTCCCAAATTTCAATTAAGTAAAGACAACAAGCTAAGAATTTGCCAAGCTAAGTTATGTACAAATGGGTCAATTTTGTTTTGGACAATTACAAAATGGGTCAATTTAACTGTTTCCAGTTTTCACATAACtttgctttttttattattatctattaatatataatacaaatttttttttaaagaaaagctCAACACTACAAGTGGAGCGTATAGGCATCTGCTCAAATATAACAACAAACCTAaacaagagaaaacaacaaacaaacaaagaagaagaataatccCTTGTCATCTTCGACATagccatcaacaacaaaaaggGTCTGCACCAATTCACTCCCTATAATTCATAAAGCACATGTTGATTATCTCTTCAACCCTTCTATCTTTATTCTgaaaaatttttctatttctttccaaccatatattcCAAATAATAGCACAAAAGCACACCATCCACCTCTTGCATTCCTCCATCCTATTTGATAACTCAGTCCAGCTTAGGAAATGCTCCTTCAACGTACCCGGATAAGACCATTGTCTACCAACATATGACATCCATGCACACCAAACCTGCCAAGAAAAATCACAGACAAGAAACAAGTGGTGACCATTTTCAACACCTTCGTTACATAATGCACAAAATTTATCTTGTTGGTTGATGATTCCAAATTGTCCCAGTCTCTTCTTAGTGTTGATCCTGCCAGACAAAATAAATCAGACAAGCAACTCCAATCTTGGAGGCACTAGCCCTTTTCAAATAGACCTAGTGAAGTTGTAGCTTGTTACATCATTTGAGGCCAATTCCGCTTGCAGCACTTGCACAAaggagttagttgaaaaattaCCTTGATTATCATATTTCCAAACCACTCTATCCTCTTTACCATATGCAAGTTTAACCATCCTTAACATATCGTATAGCTGGTTCATCATATCCAACTCCCATTGGAATATATCTCACCTTCATAGGAAGTTCCAATTCCACTCAAAcccatcccaaaacccacaaTTCCCTATCACTGATACCCTTTGGATTGAAACCGAGAATAGTCTTGGAAAATGATCTTTCAAAGAGCCTCCAACAAGCCAGATGTCCTCCCAGAATCTCGTACATCTCCCATCGCCGACCTCCATAGACAACCCAGTGATTAACTTCTGTCTAACTTTTTGATCCATGCACTATAGTTGACAAATATCCTTCCATGGATCTCCCTAATAGGCAAGTCTTGGCTGGACAGAAGCTCATTTGGATTCAGGTTATTACATGAGCATACCACCTTTTTTCACAATGGACATTCCTCCTTAGAAAAgcgccaccaccacttaaacagAAAAGCTGTATTGCATATCATAGCATCCCCAACTCCTAAACCGCCTAATTTTTTTAGGAGCCTGCACTACTTCCCACTTAACTAGAGCCATACCGTTCCTCCCATCCTCCTTACTCCATAAGAATCTTCTCTGCAAAGAGATCAGTTTCTCTGCAACATCTTTAGGCATCTTATACAAGCTTAAATAGTAAACCGGAAGGCTATTCAACACAGATTTGATGAGAATCAACTTACCGGCCTTATTGAGAGCCTTGGCTTTTCAGAGACTAAGTTTATCCTCTACTTTGTCTATTATTGGCTTCCAAGTCTTTACCAGCCTCGGATTTGCTTCTAGCGAAATACCCAGATATTTGACTGGAAGAGTGGCTGCTTTACAGGCCAGCACACTACACATCCATTGTACCCACTGCTCTTCACAGTTAATAGAAATCAAGCTAGATTTGTCAAAATTGATGCTTAAACCTGACATCAGCTCAAAGCAATGAAGTAGCCTCCTGTAATTCTTGATGGTCTCTTCCTCAGATGGACAGAACAGTATAGAATCATCTGTAAACTGAAGATGAGACAACTCGATATGATCTCTTCCAACCAACAGTGGAGATATGCGACCATTTCTAACAGCCTCTCCAATCATCCTATGTAGGACATCCACCACAAGAACAAATAAGAATGGAGACAGGGGATCACCTTGTCATAAGCCCCTTTCCATTTTGAACGACTTAGAAGGTGAGCCGTTTATCAATACTGACATAAAGCACATACTGACACATTCCTTAACCCAACTCCTCCATCTTCGACCAAACCCCATCTTTTGCAGGACAATATCGACAAAACTCCACTTGACTCTATCATATGCTTTCTGGAAGTCTAGCTTTATTATTGCTGCTTGCTTCTTCTTCAGTTTGATCCACTGGACCGTTTCACACACAATAAGAGCCCCGTCATGTATCTTCCGACCCTTGACAAAGGCACTCTATGTCTCACCTACTAATCCTGGCATGACTGCTCGCATTCTCCTAACCAGCATCTTCGAAATTACCTTATACACACACCCCATCATGCTAATCGGATAAAGGTCTTTGATTTTCTTAACCCCAGTAAACTTGGGGGCCAACGCCACCCAAGTGACATTAGCATCTGCTTGTAACCTGGAAGATTGGAAGAAACCCAGAACCGCTGCAGTGAAATCAGCACCAATTTCATCCCAACACTTTTTAATAAAGTTCATGTTGTAGCCATCACTACCTGGCGCCTTGGATGATTCACAATCCTAAACTGCCTCTCTAACATCCTCGGGTGTCGGTAACCTCTCAAAGCCAATGCATCTTCCTCACTGATCATTTTTACCAAACCATCTCTGAAACCCACCTTAGGAGACTTCTCTTGGTGATACAACTCCTTAATCCTAGCTTGATTCCTTATCAATCTTCTGTTAATAACCAGAGCATCGATCTTATTATTCCTCCTTCTCGCAGAAGCTAAATTATGAAAGTATCTCGTATTATTATCCATATCCCTTGCATGCCTAGATCTCGACATCTATTTCCAATGTAATTCTTTCCTCATATATCATTTCTCACAACATGCCACTAATGCCCACCTTCTTGCTTCCACCCTTTCATCATACTCCCCATCACCCACCATATCATCTATCTTCTTAATCTCTTCCTCaaatttcatgattttgttGTCCATGTCACCAAACTTGTCTCTATGCCATCTTCTCAGCGGAACAGACAAAGCCTTCAGTTTATCCATGAATTGTACCTCTCCTAACCCTATCCATTCCTCCTTAACCAACCTTAGAAAACCTTCATGTGTAAACCACGAATCCAAACTTTGGAATGGTCTTGGTCCGTCCCTAGGTCTCTTATCTTCCACAATTATAGGGCAATGATCTTACAAACCCCGTGGACCACCTCTCAATCAAGTCTCCGAAAACTCCTCAAGCCATTCTAAGTTAACCAAAGCTGTATCAATACGACTATAGGAACGTCCTCTAAACCATGTAAACTTTCGGTCAGTAATCGGCAAGTCCACCAAACCCATGTCGTTTATCCAATTCTTGAAATCTTCTGCTGACAAAGGTAGGCTATCAGAACCTCGCCTCTCCTCCACCTGTACAATCTCATTAAAGTCCCCCAAAAAGCAGTAGGGATACTGGCACAACTCAGCTACGTAACTTAACTCCTCCCACACAACAAGTTTCTCATCTTGAGTATAAGCACCATAAACTTAGAAAAAATCACAGTTAACATTATTCTCTGACAAAACCCCTTTAACACACAGTCATCTCTCACCTTTATAGCAATTTCTCCTTTTAAACCAAACATCATCCCATATTAACAACAGACCTCCAGATGCTCCAATAGACTCTACATACTCCCACCCTGCATCATTTTCCCAAAATTTCAACACATTAAACATCGTTACTATCTGCCTTTTTGTTTTAACTACACCTAACATATTCAACCTGTGTTTTCTCCTAAGGTCTTTTACCATCCTACACTTTCCATCACCCCTTAGCCCCCTAACATtccaagaataaaaaattattttaaaatattattacacaccttttatgagttttgggTCTGCTCTGTCTCGCCTTAGCCTTCTGTTTTGCCATACTTCTTTTTTGCgcaatttcttcattttgttctTGTAGAATAGCCATAATGTCGTCTTCTTCATCGTATAGATGCTCCAGATTCCTTTGCTAACTCCCAAGTCCTTATGTTTTCCATCAACTGCTCATCCAACCTTGAACAATTGTTGTCCCTAACCTCATCATCAATAACATTCCCTTCTTCCCGCAAACAGTCTTCCCTATCACGAATGCCTTCTCCATCGTCCTGCACCGTTAGATTTTTGCCGCCAAAGAGGTTAGTTAATAGGCTTTTATTGGTTAATTCTTTGTTAGTCTCACTATTTTCAGAGTTGGCTCCATCAACAAAACCATCATTAGCCCTTATGTTTGTAACCTCATCCCCTTGCAACCCCTCAACCAACAGCACTGCCCCAACATCCCGTTCATAGTGTGAACCATTACTACAAAACCCCACCAGTATATCATAGTCTCCTCCTTCTGCTTCTCGGTCACTACCAGTGACGTCCATAACCAGCGCACCACCGATGGATTGTTGCTCACCTTCTCCCTGCATCGACTTCCGCTGCAGGTTGGCTCTGTTCTCGTGAGTAACTCTGCCGTTAGCAGCGCTGGTGGCATGTGTACCCAGCGTCGCCCCAGCCCCTACCGTGCTGCCCATTTGGCGCCGCGAGGCCACCCCTTCGGAGAGCATCAATTGGCAGCCTCCAACACAGGTCTCTTTCTCAACAAGGCTGTCACCCACACCCCCCAAGTCACGAGGATTCCTTAGCAACCTTGGCACAATGGCTGACCCGGTTCTTCTTCCAAATCCCTTGTCAACCCAACCCAGCTTTGAGTGACCCAGCCCAAGACATCCTTCATCAGCACCCTTCGTGGAATTGAATGTGTTTGGGCCATATTGGCCCACgttacaaatattatatttgttaaCAATAGAAGCCCCAATAGTGCTTCGATTGTTGCCATTATATTTTATCTCGTTTGCCATGCCGTTATGATTACAATTATAGCACCACGAAATTGTAAGCTCAGAATCAACTTCATTACTCTCCTCAAATCCCACAAAATCTGCCAAGAGTTCCTTATTACCATAAATTGGCTGATACGTTATCAAATTACTTTGAATGTTTCTTGAATGCTCATAACTCCACTCGTTCAAAATTGATTCGGAATTTACCAATCTATCTTTATCTTCAACCTCCTCCTGCAGAACTTTTGTGACTACTGACGCTGCCTGATCTCCGTTGTCTAGCAATTTTGTTAAACCTTCTGACCTTTTAACAACATCATCACACTCCCTTATTGGTACGTCTTCACAATGATCCTTGTTGACAGCATCTTCTGCTAAGTTCTCCACGCTACAGTGCATACTATATACTTCCTGACCCACCTCTTTAACCAATACGTCAAAGCCAATGGTACCTATTGTGGTATG
The genomic region above belongs to Arachis duranensis cultivar V14167 chromosome 3, aradu.V14167.gnm2.J7QH, whole genome shotgun sequence and contains:
- the LOC110278447 gene encoding uncharacterized protein LOC110278447; this encodes MNFIKKCWDEIGADFTAAVLGFFQSSRLQADANVTWVALAPKFTGVKKIKDLYPISMMGCVYKWIKLKKKQAAIIKLDFQKAYDRVKWSFVDIVLQKMGFGRRWRSWVKECVSMCFMMIGEAVRNGRISPLLVGRDHIELSHLQFTDDSILFCPSEEETIKNYRRLLHCFELMSGLSINFDKSSLISINCEEQWVQWMCSVLACKAATLPVKYLGISLEANPRLVKTWKPIIDKVEDKLSL